A section of the Salinigranum marinum genome encodes:
- a CDS encoding universal stress protein encodes MYDRILVPTDGSDHAVRAAEHALYLADAFDATVHVISVVDVQEAAGPFSAGGVDQSFIARLEANAESTIDEIEAAGDGSAPIESTVRKGEPTAEILAYADDHDVDLVVMGTHGRRGLRRVIAGSVTERVVRTADVPVITVSANERSRVDGGYDELLVPTDGSEPATAAVAHGLAIAEHTGARVHAVNVVDVGALVAGPEYAPSAELGAHLEAAGEAATGDIAERARDRGLDVVTAVETGVPARALLAYADEHDIDVVTMGTRGRTGLSRYVLGSTAGRVIRDAEMPVLSLNVRGPGADESA; translated from the coding sequence ATGTACGACCGCATCCTCGTTCCGACCGATGGCAGCGATCACGCCGTTCGGGCCGCCGAACACGCCCTCTATCTCGCGGATGCCTTCGATGCGACGGTGCACGTGATCAGCGTCGTCGACGTCCAGGAGGCGGCCGGTCCGTTCAGCGCCGGCGGCGTGGACCAGTCGTTCATCGCGCGCCTCGAAGCGAACGCCGAATCGACGATCGACGAGATCGAAGCCGCGGGCGACGGCAGCGCCCCGATCGAGTCGACGGTCCGCAAGGGTGAGCCGACCGCGGAGATACTCGCGTACGCGGACGACCACGACGTCGACCTCGTCGTGATGGGGACACACGGCCGCCGCGGGCTCCGTCGCGTCATCGCCGGGAGCGTAACCGAACGCGTCGTTCGAACCGCCGACGTCCCCGTGATCACGGTGAGCGCGAACGAGCGAAGCCGCGTCGACGGTGGGTACGACGAACTCCTCGTGCCGACGGACGGGAGCGAGCCGGCGACCGCGGCCGTCGCCCACGGGCTCGCGATCGCGGAACACACCGGCGCTCGCGTCCACGCGGTGAACGTCGTCGATGTCGGAGCGCTCGTCGCCGGTCCGGAGTACGCGCCGTCGGCCGAACTGGGAGCGCACCTCGAAGCCGCCGGCGAGGCGGCGACCGGGGACATCGCGGAGCGCGCACGGGACCGTGGACTCGACGTGGTCACGGCGGTCGAGACCGGGGTTCCGGCTCGCGCGCTCCTCGCGTACGCCGACGAACACGACATCGACGTCGTCACGATGGGCACACGCGGGCGGACCGGGCTCAGTCGGTACGTCCTAGGCAGTACGGCCGGCCGCGTGATCCGGGACGCCGAGATGCCGGTGCTCTCGCTCAACGTCCGAGGCCCGGGAGCCGACGAGTCGGCCTGA
- a CDS encoding SDR family oxidoreductase has protein sequence MAYDLADKTAIVTGAASGIGKETAARFAREGANVVVADVVGDEGQRVVDEIESDGGTATFVETDVSDPAHVEAMVQTAVETYGSVDIAHNNAGIEGRDDPLAEQTEDNWDRVIDINLKGVWLCMKYELQEMVEHGGGAIVNTSSIAGLVAAGGTPYVASKHGVLGLTKVAATQYAAENVRVNAVCPGVIDTAMVQRAAEADPDSIEGFVQMQPLGRMGTPEEIANAVVWLCSDEASFVTGTSYPVDGGYMAQ, from the coding sequence ATGGCGTACGACCTTGCTGACAAGACGGCAATCGTGACCGGTGCCGCATCGGGGATCGGGAAGGAGACAGCGGCGCGGTTCGCCCGAGAGGGCGCGAACGTCGTCGTCGCGGACGTCGTCGGTGACGAGGGGCAGCGCGTCGTCGACGAGATCGAGTCCGACGGGGGGACGGCGACGTTCGTCGAGACGGACGTGAGCGATCCGGCCCACGTCGAGGCGATGGTGCAGACCGCCGTCGAGACGTACGGGAGCGTCGACATCGCCCACAACAACGCGGGGATCGAAGGCCGCGACGACCCGCTCGCAGAGCAGACCGAAGACAACTGGGACCGAGTGATCGACATCAACCTGAAGGGCGTGTGGCTGTGCATGAAGTACGAACTCCAGGAGATGGTCGAACACGGCGGTGGAGCGATCGTCAACACCTCGTCGATCGCCGGCCTCGTCGCCGCCGGGGGGACGCCGTACGTCGCGAGCAAACACGGGGTGCTCGGGTTGACGAAGGTCGCCGCGACGCAGTACGCGGCGGAGAACGTCCGCGTCAACGCGGTCTGTCCCGGCGTCATCGACACGGCGATGGTCCAGCGCGCCGCCGAGGCGGACCCCGACTCGATCGAAGGGTTCGTGCAGATGCAGCCGCTCGGGCGGATGGGGACGCCGGAAGAGATCGCCAACGCGGTCGTCTGGCTCTGCTCCGACGAGGCCTCGTTCGTCACCGGCACGTCGTACCCGGTCGACGGTGGCTACATGGCGCAGTGA